A DNA window from Streptomyces sp. CA-278952 contains the following coding sequences:
- the sepH gene encoding septation protein SepH produces MPELRVVAVSNDGTRLVLKAADSTEYTLPIDERLRAAVRNDRARLGQIEIEVESHLRPRDIQARIRAGASAEEVAQFAGIPVDRVRRFEGPVLAERAFMAERARKTPVRRPGENAGPQLGEAVQERLLLRGADKETVQWDSWRRDDGTWEVLLVYRVAGEPHSASWTYDPPRRLVQAVDDEARSLIGETDDVAAPEPSFPFVPRIARLPRDRPLDRSLDRQIDRDRPLDRALDRQIERPAPAAAESEEYVSTASAGERDSLTSLLEAVPSFRGDMVVPERPTQPEPPALEPAEEAEADEPPAASAGAGSAYADVLMPRAVAGHRDRLTGTTDRQAEADGVRPGRRAAVPSWDEIVFGTRRKKQD; encoded by the coding sequence ATGCCCGAACTGCGTGTCGTGGCCGTCTCCAACGACGGCACACGACTGGTGCTCAAGGCTGCGGACAGCACGGAGTACACGCTTCCGATCGATGAGCGGCTGCGCGCCGCCGTGCGCAACGACCGCGCCCGGCTCGGCCAGATCGAGATCGAGGTGGAGAGCCACCTCCGCCCCCGCGACATCCAGGCCCGCATACGGGCCGGCGCCTCCGCGGAGGAGGTCGCCCAGTTCGCGGGCATCCCCGTCGACCGGGTACGCCGCTTCGAGGGCCCCGTGCTCGCGGAGCGCGCCTTCATGGCCGAACGGGCCCGGAAGACTCCTGTGCGCCGTCCCGGCGAGAACGCCGGCCCTCAACTCGGCGAGGCGGTGCAGGAGCGCCTCCTCCTGCGCGGCGCCGACAAGGAAACCGTCCAGTGGGACTCGTGGCGTCGCGACGACGGCACCTGGGAGGTCCTGCTCGTCTACCGGGTCGCGGGTGAGCCGCACTCGGCGAGCTGGACGTACGACCCGCCCAGGCGGCTGGTCCAGGCCGTGGACGACGAGGCGCGCTCGCTGATCGGCGAGACCGACGACGTCGCCGCGCCCGAGCCCAGCTTCCCGTTCGTTCCCCGGATCGCCCGGCTGCCGCGCGACCGGCCGCTGGACCGGAGCCTGGACCGGCAGATCGACCGCGACCGACCGCTGGACCGGGCCCTCGACCGGCAGATCGAGCGGCCCGCCCCGGCCGCCGCCGAATCCGAGGAGTACGTGAGCACCGCCTCGGCCGGTGAGCGCGACTCGCTGACCAGCCTGCTGGAAGCGGTGCCGAGCTTCCGGGGCGACATGGTCGTCCCCGAGCGGCCCACCCAGCCCGAGCCGCCCGCGCTCGAACCGGCGGAGGAGGCCGAGGCGGACGAGCCGCCGGCCGCCTCGGCAGGCGCCGGGTCCGCGTACGCGGATGTGCTGATGCCCCGGGCGGTGGCCGGTCACCGCGACCGGCTGACCGGGACGACCGACCGTCAGGCGGAGGCGGACGGAGTCCGGCCGGGCCGCCGGGCCGCGGTGCCGAGCTGGGACGAGATCGTCTTCGGCACCCGGCGCAAGAAGCAGGACTGA
- a CDS encoding sulfurtransferase, protein MKPIITASECASESAGPRPPVLLDVRWQLGGPHGRPDYEAGHLPGAVFVDLDTELAAPAGDGGRHPLPDPEAFGAVMRRAGVGQDTPVVVYDGGLGWAAARAWWLLRWTGHEDVRVLDGGLAAWTGDLSTGIPRPAAGDFRPKPGALPTLDVESAAAFARSGLLLDARAAERYRGDVEPIDRVGGHIPGAVSAPTTQNVDEDGRYLPAERLAARFAGLGAEGSPEGVGVYCGSGVSGAHEVLALEIAGFTGVLYPGSWSEWSSDSSRPVATGPEPQ, encoded by the coding sequence ATGAAGCCCATCATTACCGCATCCGAATGCGCGAGCGAGTCGGCCGGGCCGCGACCGCCGGTGCTCCTGGACGTCCGCTGGCAGCTCGGCGGTCCGCACGGCCGTCCCGACTACGAGGCCGGTCACCTGCCCGGCGCGGTCTTCGTCGACCTCGATACGGAACTGGCGGCACCGGCGGGTGACGGCGGCCGCCACCCCCTCCCGGACCCGGAGGCCTTCGGGGCCGTGATGCGCCGGGCCGGAGTCGGCCAGGACACGCCGGTCGTGGTGTACGACGGTGGCCTGGGCTGGGCCGCGGCGCGAGCCTGGTGGCTGCTGCGCTGGACGGGGCACGAGGACGTACGGGTCCTGGACGGTGGCCTCGCCGCCTGGACGGGCGACCTCTCCACCGGAATCCCGCGCCCCGCCGCGGGCGATTTCCGGCCGAAGCCGGGGGCCCTGCCCACACTGGACGTGGAAAGTGCGGCGGCCTTCGCCCGCTCGGGTCTGCTGCTGGACGCGCGCGCGGCGGAGCGCTACCGGGGCGATGTGGAGCCGATCGACCGCGTCGGCGGCCACATTCCCGGGGCCGTCTCCGCGCCGACCACACAGAACGTCGACGAGGACGGGCGCTACCTGCCGGCCGAGCGGCTCGCCGCGCGGTTCGCCGGCCTGGGCGCGGAGGGAAGCCCCGAAGGCGTGGGCGTCTACTGCGGGTCCGGGGTCTCCGGCGCGCACGAGGTGCTGGCCCTGGAGATCGCGGGCTTCACCGGCGTCCTGTACCCCGGCTCCTGGTCCGAGTGGTCCTCGGACTCCTCCCGGCCGGTCGCCACGGGGCCCGAGCCCCAGTAG
- a CDS encoding VOC family protein has translation MTEAHARRTPGTPCWVSLIVHGLTTTQEFYGALFDWEFRPGPEQLGPYVRGLLHGKEVAGIGQLPPDRHLPIAWTTYLATDDADATAEAVRSCGGTVGVGPLDAGKAGRLAIASDPSGAVFGIWQGSEHIGTMTAGVPGTPVWNELVTRETSTVAKFYQTVFGYETEAVVSADFDYQTLHLDDVPVAALHGVGHALPRDRGPHWMTYFEVADTDRAAARVVELGGRVLQPPREGLSGRLATVADPEGAVFTVIRSAAGGGSAEGQG, from the coding sequence ATGACCGAGGCCCACGCCCGGCGCACGCCCGGAACACCTTGCTGGGTGAGTCTGATCGTGCACGGCCTGACCACGACCCAGGAGTTCTACGGGGCCCTGTTCGACTGGGAGTTCCGGCCGGGACCCGAACAACTGGGTCCCTACGTCCGCGGGCTGCTCCACGGGAAGGAGGTCGCGGGCATCGGCCAGCTGCCGCCCGACCGCCACCTCCCGATCGCCTGGACCACCTACCTCGCCACGGACGACGCCGACGCCACCGCGGAGGCCGTCCGCTCCTGCGGCGGGACGGTCGGGGTCGGACCGCTGGACGCGGGCAAGGCGGGGCGGCTCGCCATCGCGTCGGACCCGAGCGGGGCGGTCTTCGGCATCTGGCAGGGCTCGGAGCACATCGGCACCATGACGGCCGGCGTGCCCGGCACCCCGGTCTGGAACGAGCTGGTGACCCGGGAGACCTCGACGGTCGCGAAGTTCTACCAGACGGTCTTCGGCTACGAGACGGAAGCGGTCGTCTCGGCCGACTTCGACTACCAGACCCTGCACCTGGACGACGTTCCGGTGGCGGCGCTGCACGGGGTCGGCCACGCGCTGCCGCGCGACCGGGGACCGCACTGGATGACGTACTTCGAGGTCGCCGACACCGACCGGGCCGCGGCCCGGGTGGTGGAGCTGGGCGGGCGCGTCCTGCAGCCGCCGCGCGAGGGGTTGAGCGGCCGGCTGGCCACGGTCGCGGACCCGGAGGGCGCCGTGTTCACGGTCATCCGGTCCGCCGCCGGGGGCGGGTCGGCGGAAGGTCAGGGGTAG
- a CDS encoding thymidine kinase yields MPELVFFSGTMDCGKSTLALQIGHNRSARGLQGVIFTRDDRAGEGKLSSRLGLVTDAVEAEEGMDLYAHIVGRVSRGGRVDYVIVDEAQFLAPEQIDQLARVVDDLGLDVFAFGITTDFRTKLFPGSQRLIELADRIEALQVEALCWCGARATHNARTVDGEMVVEGAQVVVGDVNRQAGEVGYEVLCRRHHSRRTTATAARAGSLSPDVLPVASDA; encoded by the coding sequence ATGCCCGAGCTGGTGTTCTTCTCCGGAACCATGGACTGCGGAAAGAGCACGCTGGCCCTGCAGATCGGTCACAACCGCTCCGCACGCGGGCTCCAGGGCGTGATCTTCACCCGGGACGACCGCGCGGGGGAGGGCAAGCTCTCCTCCCGGCTCGGCCTGGTGACGGACGCCGTCGAGGCCGAGGAGGGCATGGACCTGTACGCGCACATCGTCGGCCGGGTCAGCCGGGGCGGCCGGGTCGACTACGTGATCGTGGACGAGGCGCAGTTCCTCGCCCCGGAGCAGATCGACCAACTGGCCCGCGTCGTCGACGACCTGGGGCTCGACGTCTTCGCCTTCGGTATCACCACGGACTTCCGCACCAAGCTGTTCCCCGGCTCCCAGCGGCTGATCGAGCTGGCCGACCGGATAGAGGCCCTCCAGGTCGAGGCGCTCTGCTGGTGCGGCGCCCGCGCCACGCACAACGCCCGCACCGTGGACGGGGAGATGGTGGTCGAGGGCGCCCAGGTCGTCGTCGGCGACGTCAACCGGCAGGCGGGCGAGGTCGGTTACGAGGTGCTGTGCCGCCGTCACCACTCCCGCCGCACGACCGCGACCGCGGCCCGCGCGGGCAGCCTCTCCCCGGACGTCCTGCCGGTCGCCTCCGACGCCTGA